The Prevotella sp. E9-3 genome has a window encoding:
- a CDS encoding phospho-sugar mutase, with protein MENNELIAKCEAIAKQWLTPAFDEETRKEVQAMLDNEDKTALIDAFYQNLEFGTGGLRGIMGAGTNRMNKYIVGMATQGFANYINKAFPNIQPSVVVGHDCRNNGRMFAETVADIFSANGIKVYLFESLRPTPEISFAIRQLGCQAGVNVTASHNPREYNGYKAYWDDGAQVLAPHDKGIIDEVNKVKIEDVKFEGNKELIDIIGGEMDWDYLQAVKEAMVDQEVILRQKDLNIVYSPMHGTGRVIIPEALRSWGFQNIHVVPEQMVIDGNFPTVVSPNPENAEAMTLGMKLGTRLNADLVIASDPDADRLAIVCRNAKGEWEILNGNQTCMMFCWYIIANKKKLGQLKGNEFLVKTIVTTEVIAEIAKKNGVELRDCYTGFKWIANEIRISEGKQKYIGGGEESFGFLPFDKVRDKDSPASICLICEIAAWAKDNGMTLYDLLLNIYKEYGFSYEHTINVVRPGKTGADEIKQMMVDFRGNKAPKTIAGSKIICTKDFQALTATDGEGNVSKLDMPDTSNVLQWFCEDGTKVSVRPSGTEPKIKFYTEVKGLLKNAEDYPACVAEAKKKVEAIKQSLGLE; from the coding sequence ATGGAAAATAACGAACTTATTGCCAAATGTGAGGCGATTGCCAAACAATGGCTTACTCCTGCTTTCGACGAGGAGACTCGTAAGGAAGTACAGGCCATGTTAGACAATGAGGACAAGACTGCCCTTATTGATGCTTTCTACCAAAATCTGGAGTTTGGCACAGGCGGTCTGCGCGGCATCATGGGTGCTGGAACCAACCGCATGAACAAATACATTGTAGGTATGGCCACCCAAGGTTTTGCAAACTACATCAACAAAGCTTTCCCTAACATTCAGCCAAGTGTTGTAGTGGGACACGATTGCCGTAATAATGGACGTATGTTTGCCGAGACCGTTGCTGACATTTTCTCTGCTAATGGCATCAAGGTGTACCTTTTTGAGAGTCTGCGCCCTACCCCAGAGATTTCGTTTGCTATTCGTCAGTTAGGTTGTCAGGCCGGCGTAAATGTTACCGCTTCTCACAATCCTCGTGAATACAATGGCTACAAAGCATATTGGGACGACGGTGCCCAGGTATTGGCTCCACACGACAAAGGCATCATTGACGAAGTGAATAAGGTCAAGATCGAAGATGTGAAGTTCGAAGGCAACAAGGAACTTATTGACATCATCGGTGGCGAGATGGACTGGGACTACCTACAGGCTGTTAAAGAAGCAATGGTTGACCAGGAGGTTATTCTGCGCCAGAAGGATCTGAACATCGTTTACTCTCCTATGCATGGAACTGGCCGTGTAATTATTCCTGAGGCTCTCCGCTCATGGGGATTCCAGAATATACATGTTGTGCCTGAACAGATGGTTATAGACGGAAACTTCCCCACTGTGGTAAGCCCTAACCCTGAGAATGCAGAGGCTATGACCCTTGGCATGAAACTGGGTACACGCCTGAATGCCGACCTTGTTATAGCATCTGACCCAGATGCCGACCGCCTGGCTATCGTTTGCCGCAATGCAAAGGGTGAATGGGAAATTCTGAATGGTAACCAAACCTGCATGATGTTCTGCTGGTATATCATTGCCAACAAGAAGAAGCTTGGTCAGTTGAAGGGCAACGAGTTCCTTGTAAAGACTATCGTTACTACCGAGGTTATTGCTGAGATTGCAAAGAAAAACGGTGTAGAACTGCGCGACTGCTATACAGGCTTCAAGTGGATTGCCAATGAGATCCGTATCTCTGAAGGTAAGCAGAAATATATTGGTGGCGGTGAGGAGAGCTTTGGATTCCTGCCATTCGACAAGGTTCGTGACAAGGACTCCCCTGCTTCTATCTGCTTGATTTGTGAGATTGCAGCATGGGCTAAGGACAACGGTATGACTCTTTACGATTTGCTGTTGAACATCTACAAGGAGTACGGTTTCAGCTATGAGCATACCATCAATGTTGTTCGTCCTGGCAAGACTGGCGCTGACGAGATCAAACAGATGATGGTTGATTTCCGTGGTAATAAGGCTCCGAAGACCATTGCTGGTAGCAAGATTATTTGCACCAAGGACTTCCAAGCTCTGACAGCTACTGATGGAGAAGGAAACGTGTCTAAACTTGACATGCCTGACACTTCCAACGTACTTCAGTGGTTCTGTGAAGATGGCACGAAGGTAAGCGTACGTCCTAGCGGTACTGAGCCCAAAATTAAGTTCTATACTGAAGTTAAGGGACTGCTGAAAAATGCTGAAGACTATCCCGCTTGTGTAGCTGAAGCCAAGAAGAAAGTGGAAGCTATCAAACAGAGTCTTGGTCTTGAATAA
- a CDS encoding DciA family protein: protein MFRRDVQSIKDLIMKNLRMQGLETPLLQKRLVESWPKVAGEVIARYTTGVTIYNQTLFVRISVPALRQDLSMRRMEFVQKLNEYVGAQVITDIKFN, encoded by the coding sequence ATGTTTAGACGTGATGTGCAGTCCATTAAGGACTTGATTATGAAAAACCTGCGTATGCAAGGTCTGGAGACTCCTTTGCTTCAGAAACGGCTTGTAGAATCGTGGCCAAAGGTAGCAGGTGAAGTGATTGCTCGCTATACTACAGGAGTGACTATTTATAATCAGACTCTCTTCGTGCGAATCAGTGTACCTGCTCTTCGTCAGGACCTTAGCATGCGTAGAATGGAATTTGTCCAAAAACTCAACGAATACGTGGGGGCCCAAGTAATTACCGATATCAAGTTTAATTGA
- a CDS encoding DNA replication/repair protein RecF, protein MILDRLSILNYKNIAEATLQLSAKFNCFIGHNGAGKTNVLDAIYFLSFCRSAYTAQDSQVIKHEEPFFVLEGDYVENADDQAISIYCGMKRGTKKQFKRDKKAYRRLSEHIGLIPIVMIAPADTLLIEGGSEERRRLMDVVISQFDRSYIDTLNRYNKALQQRNTMLKMEDAEPDPEVLGILEEQMAVEGEAIYRQRNDLVEQLVPLFQQYYTIISGNKEQVSLSYQSHCQRGPLLDVIRRDRMKDRVVGYSLHGVHRDDLEILLDGHPMRREGSQGQQKTFVIALKLAQFAFLKQTGTKTMPLLLLDDIFDKLDATRVEKIVQLVSGDGFGQIFITDTNRDHLDQILQQGHFDYRLFHVEDGEVKS, encoded by the coding sequence ATGATACTCGACAGACTCTCTATACTGAATTATAAGAATATAGCTGAGGCAACCCTTCAGTTGTCGGCCAAGTTCAATTGTTTTATTGGACATAATGGTGCAGGAAAGACGAATGTGCTCGATGCAATTTATTTCTTGTCGTTTTGTCGTTCAGCATATACGGCACAGGACTCACAGGTGATAAAGCATGAGGAACCATTCTTTGTGTTGGAGGGAGACTACGTGGAAAATGCTGATGACCAAGCAATTTCAATTTATTGTGGAATGAAGCGTGGTACAAAGAAGCAGTTCAAACGTGACAAGAAGGCTTATCGCCGTTTATCAGAGCATATAGGATTGATTCCCATTGTAATGATTGCGCCTGCCGACACTTTGTTGATTGAAGGAGGCAGTGAAGAGCGTCGTCGATTGATGGATGTGGTTATCTCGCAGTTCGATCGTTCGTATATAGATACGCTGAATCGTTACAACAAGGCTTTACAGCAGCGTAATACGATGCTAAAGATGGAAGATGCAGAACCAGACCCAGAGGTGTTGGGAATTCTGGAAGAGCAGATGGCCGTGGAAGGTGAAGCAATCTATCGTCAGCGAAATGATTTAGTAGAGCAGTTGGTTCCTTTGTTCCAGCAGTACTATACTATTATTTCTGGCAATAAAGAACAAGTTTCTCTCAGTTATCAGTCCCATTGTCAGCGTGGCCCTCTTCTTGATGTGATTCGTCGTGACCGTATGAAAGACCGCGTAGTAGGTTACTCGTTGCATGGGGTTCATCGCGACGATCTCGAGATACTTCTCGATGGTCATCCTATGCGGCGTGAGGGCTCGCAAGGTCAACAGAAGACATTTGTAATAGCTTTGAAGTTGGCACAGTTCGCATTTCTTAAACAAACAGGCACAAAGACAATGCCATTACTGCTTCTCGATGATATTTTCGATAAACTTGATGCTACTCGTGTAGAGAAAATAGTTCAACTTGTGTCTGGTGATGGCTTTGGACAGATTTTTATTACTGATACGAACCGAGATCACCTTGACCAAATCTTGCAACAGGGACATTTCGACTATCGGCTCTTTCATGTAGAAGATGGAGAGGTTAAGAGTTAG
- a CDS encoding Gfo/Idh/MocA family protein yields the protein MKIVKWGFIGCGEVTEKKSGPAFAEVEGSSVVAVMSRSEEKARHYAERHNIPRWYTDAQELIDDPEVNAIYVATPPSSHATFAIMAMKAGKPVYVEKPLAASYDECARVNRISEQTGVPCFVAYYRRYLPYFQKVKEIVNQGIIGEVINVQVRFAVPPRELDYAHAENLPWRLQPDIAGGGYFYDLAPHQLDLLQEMFGIILDARGICANRGHIYTAEDSVSAIFRFENGLPGSGSWCFVAHESAREDSIQLIGNLGSLRFSVFDYEPIILHTSEGTQTINVPNPPYVQYPLIKNVIEHIQGLAVCSCTSVSATPVNWAMDRILGKF from the coding sequence ATGAAAATCGTTAAATGGGGTTTTATAGGCTGTGGTGAGGTGACCGAGAAGAAAAGCGGTCCTGCCTTCGCTGAAGTGGAAGGTTCGAGTGTAGTTGCTGTGATGAGCCGTTCAGAAGAAAAGGCACGTCACTATGCAGAACGCCACAATATACCAAGATGGTACACAGATGCCCAGGAACTCATTGACGATCCAGAAGTGAATGCAATTTACGTGGCTACTCCCCCATCCAGTCATGCAACCTTTGCCATCATGGCCATGAAAGCCGGAAAACCTGTATATGTAGAGAAGCCACTGGCTGCCAGCTATGATGAATGTGCACGTGTGAACCGTATCAGCGAGCAAACGGGTGTTCCTTGTTTCGTGGCATATTACCGCAGATATCTACCCTACTTCCAGAAGGTAAAGGAAATTGTGAACCAAGGCATCATTGGTGAGGTGATAAACGTGCAGGTACGTTTTGCCGTTCCTCCACGCGAACTTGACTATGCTCATGCAGAGAATCTGCCCTGGCGACTCCAGCCCGACATTGCCGGAGGCGGATATTTCTACGACTTAGCTCCCCACCAGCTGGACCTGCTACAGGAAATGTTCGGTATCATTCTCGATGCCAGGGGAATCTGCGCCAACCGCGGTCATATCTATACAGCTGAAGACTCTGTGAGCGCTATTTTCCGTTTTGAGAACGGACTCCCAGGCTCTGGGTCGTGGTGCTTTGTGGCTCATGAATCGGCTCGTGAAGACAGTATCCAACTCATCGGTAATCTTGGATCATTGCGCTTTTCAGTATTTGACTACGAGCCCATTATTCTGCACACCAGCGAAGGTACTCAGACAATCAACGTTCCCAATCCGCCCTATGTGCAGTATCCTCTCATCAAAAACGTTATCGAACATATTCAGGGATTGGCTGTATGCTCTTGTACCAGCGTATCGGCAACACCTGTAAACTGGGCTATGGACCGTATTCTTGGTAAATTCTGA
- a CDS encoding DUF4421 domain-containing protein codes for MKVVLQAFISLSLILLPLSAKSQEPAYESIEDTTALIQEEQPKKIGLIRRIIRGFDRLDTAYIEPQHYLFTVMLQGTYTYDYYTLRSGIRDGQSISFANDGMVKLGPYVGWKWFFGGYAFTLGHSTYDKTKTEIDLSLYSSQIGIDLFYRRTGSDYKLRNVHIKDQDQHQRFEDLPFDGLKVGVAGADLYYIFNHGHFSYPAAFAQSTCQKISCGSWLAGIGFTHNSLDFDYDKLQKLLDEHIPEQEVKLDSGFMFKKAEYYNIGISGGYAYNWVFAKNWLLSGSGQVAVAYKQSKGKTEEKGEEQRFSLTKISPYFIGRFGLVYNNTKWYAGLSAIVHSNYYLESRFATNNTFGSMNLYVGYNFGLKKKYKDKK; via the coding sequence ATGAAAGTTGTATTACAAGCATTTATTTCACTCAGTCTGATACTGTTGCCACTTTCGGCCAAGTCGCAAGAACCAGCATACGAGTCTATTGAAGACACAACAGCACTTATACAGGAAGAACAACCAAAGAAAATAGGACTGATAAGACGTATCATCAGAGGATTTGACCGTTTGGACACGGCCTATATAGAACCTCAACACTACCTATTCACAGTAATGCTGCAGGGCACCTATACCTACGACTATTACACACTGAGAAGTGGTATCCGCGATGGCCAGTCAATCAGCTTTGCCAACGACGGCATGGTGAAATTAGGACCATACGTAGGATGGAAATGGTTTTTCGGCGGTTATGCCTTCACACTGGGCCATAGTACTTACGACAAGACGAAGACCGAGATAGACCTGAGTCTGTACAGTTCGCAAATAGGCATTGACCTGTTTTACAGACGAACGGGAAGCGACTACAAACTGCGCAATGTGCACATAAAAGACCAAGACCAGCATCAACGTTTTGAAGACCTACCTTTCGACGGACTGAAAGTGGGTGTTGCAGGAGCCGATCTCTACTACATCTTCAACCATGGGCATTTCTCCTACCCTGCCGCCTTTGCTCAAAGCACTTGCCAGAAAATCAGTTGCGGATCATGGTTGGCGGGAATAGGATTCACTCACAACTCGCTTGATTTCGACTACGATAAGTTGCAGAAGTTGCTTGACGAACATATACCTGAGCAGGAAGTGAAGCTTGACTCCGGATTCATGTTTAAGAAGGCAGAATATTATAACATCGGTATCTCTGGCGGATATGCCTACAACTGGGTGTTTGCAAAGAACTGGTTGCTCAGCGGAAGCGGACAGGTGGCTGTGGCCTACAAGCAGAGTAAGGGAAAGACCGAAGAAAAAGGTGAGGAACAACGGTTCTCACTGACTAAGATAAGTCCCTACTTTATCGGCCGATTCGGTTTGGTGTATAACAACACGAAGTGGTATGCAGGACTCAGTGCCATTGTTCATTCCAATTACTACTTGGAATCGCGTTTTGCCACGAATAACACGTTTGGCAGCATGAATCTGTATGTGGGCTACAACTTCGGACTGAAAAAGAAATATAAAGATAAGAAATGA
- a CDS encoding YkvA family protein produces the protein MELPDFMSYANKFSQNDFVEKISRVAKRAGSKLVYAALILYYTLQSDKINVKDKAIIIGALGYLISPLDVIPDAIPIVGLTDDLAVLIYVLKKVWSDIDPEVQERAKTKLADWFDEDEISEIGHLFE, from the coding sequence ATGGAATTACCCGATTTTATGAGTTATGCCAACAAATTCTCGCAGAACGACTTTGTTGAGAAAATTTCTCGCGTAGCTAAGCGTGCCGGTAGTAAACTGGTCTATGCAGCTCTCATCCTTTATTATACCTTGCAGAGCGACAAGATAAACGTAAAGGACAAAGCTATCATCATCGGTGCATTAGGATACCTGATCAGTCCGCTCGACGTGATCCCTGATGCCATTCCCATTGTAGGTCTGACAGACGATCTGGCTGTACTCATATACGTATTAAAAAAGGTATGGTCGGACATTGATCCTGAGGTACAGGAACGCGCCAAGACAAAACTCGCAGACTGGTTTGACGAGGACGAGATCAGCGAGATTGGACACTTGTTTGAATAG
- the gyrA gene encoding DNA gyrase subunit A: MDQTFDNDRILKINIEEEMKSSYIDYSMSVIVARALPDVRDGFKPVHRRILYGMMGIGNTSDKPHKKCARVVGEVLGKYHPHGDSSVYGALVRMGQEWNMRYTLVDGQGNFGSVDGDSPAAMRYTECRLSKMGEHIMDDLEKDTVDMDPNFDNTLVEPSVMPTKVPNLLVNGGNGIAVGMATNMPTHNLGEVIDGCCAFIDNPDIDTEGLMQYIPGPDFPTGAYIYGLQGVKDAYETGRGRIVMRAKAEIESGEQHDKIVVTEIPYGVNKADLVAYIADLATQHKIEGISNVNDESGRQGMRIVVDCKRDANANVILNKLFKMTALQSSFSVNNIALVPIKTGDGTRLRPRLLSLRDCIRYFIDHRHEVTIRRTQYDLKKAQERAHILEGLIIAVNNIDEVVHIIRQSATPTDAQRNLEKRFELDELQSKAIVDMRLSQLTGLRVDQLHQEYDDLMKLIADLEEILNNPERCKQVMKDDLNEVKEKYGDERKTEIIPFDHEFNAEDFYPDDPVVITISHMGYIKRTPLSEFHEQARGGVGAKAARHRDNDFTEYIYPATMHNTLLFFTQKGRCYWQKCYEIPEGDKNSKGRAIQNMLNIEPDDAINAVLRIKNFNDEEFLNSHYVVFATKQGIVKKTCLNQYKNVRAAGVIAININEGDQVVGVRLTNGSNEIVLANRNGRAVRFNEDQIRTMGRVSTGVIGMRVDEGDDEVVGMVCVNDPQTETIMVVSENGYGKRTDIEDYRKTNRGTKGVKTLAITEKTGRLVAIKVVTDENDLMIINKSGILIRLKVADVRVMGRATQGVRLINLTKKNDTIASVCKVMSSTDEDIEAEEIETEVSEDSENTVAPETPENNEQ, encoded by the coding sequence ATGGATCAGACGTTCGACAACGACAGAATTCTTAAAATCAACATTGAGGAAGAAATGAAGTCATCATACATCGACTATTCAATGTCGGTGATTGTGGCTCGTGCCCTTCCTGATGTTCGTGATGGATTTAAGCCTGTACATCGCCGTATTCTATATGGCATGATGGGCATTGGAAATACAAGCGACAAGCCGCACAAGAAGTGCGCACGTGTGGTAGGTGAAGTATTAGGTAAGTATCACCCCCACGGCGACTCATCAGTTTATGGTGCCCTGGTTCGCATGGGACAGGAATGGAACATGCGATACACATTGGTAGATGGACAAGGAAACTTTGGTTCTGTCGACGGTGACTCTCCTGCCGCCATGCGTTATACCGAGTGCCGCCTGTCAAAGATGGGTGAACACATCATGGACGACCTGGAGAAGGATACCGTGGATATGGATCCTAACTTCGACAACACTTTGGTGGAGCCCAGCGTGATGCCTACCAAAGTTCCTAACCTCCTGGTGAATGGCGGTAATGGTATTGCCGTAGGTATGGCAACCAACATGCCAACCCACAATCTGGGTGAGGTGATTGACGGTTGCTGTGCATTCATTGACAACCCCGATATAGACACCGAAGGTCTGATGCAGTATATCCCAGGTCCTGACTTCCCCACAGGTGCTTACATCTATGGTTTGCAGGGCGTGAAAGATGCCTATGAGACAGGTCGTGGCCGAATTGTTATGCGGGCGAAAGCTGAGATTGAAAGTGGCGAGCAGCACGACAAGATCGTAGTAACAGAGATTCCTTACGGTGTAAACAAAGCTGATTTGGTGGCTTATATTGCCGATCTTGCCACACAGCACAAGATTGAGGGAATTTCGAATGTAAACGACGAATCCGGCCGTCAGGGTATGCGTATCGTAGTAGATTGCAAACGCGACGCTAATGCGAACGTAATCCTGAACAAGCTGTTCAAGATGACAGCACTGCAAAGTTCGTTCTCTGTGAACAACATTGCCCTGGTGCCCATTAAGACAGGAGACGGTACTCGTCTGCGCCCACGCTTGTTGAGTCTGCGCGACTGTATCCGCTACTTCATTGACCACCGTCACGAGGTGACCATCCGTCGCACACAATACGACCTGAAGAAAGCCCAGGAGCGTGCCCACATTTTGGAAGGCTTGATCATTGCCGTAAACAATATTGACGAGGTTGTTCACATCATCCGCCAGTCGGCTACTCCTACCGATGCCCAGCGCAACCTGGAGAAACGCTTCGAACTGGATGAGCTTCAGTCAAAGGCTATCGTTGACATGCGTCTGAGCCAGTTGACGGGTCTGCGTGTGGACCAGTTGCATCAGGAGTACGACGACTTGATGAAGCTGATTGCTGATTTGGAAGAGATTCTAAACAATCCCGAGCGTTGCAAACAGGTGATGAAAGATGACCTGAACGAAGTTAAAGAGAAATACGGCGATGAGCGCAAGACAGAGATCATTCCATTTGACCATGAGTTCAACGCTGAAGATTTCTATCCAGACGATCCTGTTGTAATCACCATCAGCCACATGGGCTACATCAAGCGCACGCCGCTTTCTGAATTCCATGAGCAGGCTCGTGGCGGTGTAGGTGCTAAGGCTGCACGCCATCGTGATAACGACTTCACAGAATACATCTATCCTGCCACAATGCATAACACGCTATTGTTCTTCACCCAGAAGGGCCGCTGCTACTGGCAGAAGTGTTATGAAATTCCTGAAGGCGACAAGAACTCGAAGGGCCGTGCTATCCAGAACATGCTGAACATTGAGCCAGACGATGCTATCAATGCCGTACTGCGCATCAAGAACTTCAACGACGAGGAATTCCTGAACAGCCATTACGTAGTATTCGCTACCAAACAGGGTATTGTTAAGAAGACTTGTCTGAATCAGTATAAGAATGTGCGTGCTGCCGGTGTGATTGCCATCAATATCAATGAGGGCGACCAGGTGGTAGGCGTACGTCTGACGAATGGCAGCAACGAGATTGTATTGGCTAACCGAAATGGTCGTGCAGTACGCTTCAACGAAGACCAGATCCGTACTATGGGTCGTGTTTCTACAGGTGTTATCGGCATGCGCGTCGATGAAGGTGACGACGAGGTGGTAGGCATGGTTTGCGTGAACGATCCTCAGACAGAAACAATCATGGTAGTATCAGAAAATGGTTACGGAAAACGTACCGATATTGAAGACTACCGTAAGACGAATCGTGGCACTAAGGGCGTGAAGACCTTGGCCATCACCGAGAAGACCGGCCGTCTGGTAGCCATCAAGGTTGTGACCGACGAGAACGACCTCATGATTATCAACAAGAGTGGTATTCTGATTCGTCTGAAGGTTGCTGACGTACGCGTTATGGGACGTGCAACACAGGGTGTTCGCCTCATCAACCTGACAAAGAAGAACGACACAATTGCTTCTGTGTGCAAGGTGATGAGTTCAACCGATGAGGATATCGAGGCTGAAGAAATTGAAACAGAAGTTTCAGAGGATTCAGAAAACACTGTAGCCCCTGAGACACCCGAGAACAACGAACAATAA
- the ribH gene encoding 6,7-dimethyl-8-ribityllumazine synthase — MATKNLSEYNTATVPDASNMIFGIVVAEWNPEITGALLEGCVNTLEKHGALPENIHVKTVPGSFELIYGARQMTLNDGYDAVIVLGSVIRGETPHFDYICQGVTEGIARLNATNNIPVVYGLLTTNDFQQAKDRAGGRLGNKGDECAVVAIKMAKF; from the coding sequence ATGGCTACTAAGAATCTCTCAGAATATAATACGGCTACAGTACCTGATGCTTCAAACATGATCTTCGGTATTGTGGTTGCCGAATGGAATCCTGAAATCACAGGTGCACTGCTTGAGGGGTGTGTAAACACTCTTGAAAAGCACGGTGCATTGCCCGAAAACATTCATGTAAAGACTGTACCCGGTTCATTTGAACTCATCTACGGAGCACGCCAGATGACCTTAAACGATGGCTATGACGCCGTGATTGTGTTGGGTAGTGTGATTCGTGGCGAGACTCCTCATTTCGACTATATCTGTCAGGGAGTTACAGAAGGTATAGCACGTCTGAATGCCACCAATAATATTCCTGTGGTTTACGGTCTTCTGACCACCAATGATTTTCAACAGGCCAAAGACCGCGCAGGCGGCCGTTTAGGAAACAAAGGTGATGAATGTGCCGTAGTAGCCATTAAAATGGCAAAGTTCTAA
- a CDS encoding tetratricopeptide repeat protein, with translation MAEKTNNQAAPSMEESLNKSEALFLQYKNAIIGCVAAIVVIVGGIICYKTYISEPNEQKASIALAKCQENFQNGSYELALNGDSLGNVGFLQIASEYSSTDAGNLANLYAGLCYANLDNWQDAATFLEKFDGADDKMISPAALGALGNAYAHLDQLDKAVSTLVKAAEKADNNSLSPTFLIQAGQILEKQDKKAEALKLYKQVKEKYFQSMQYQNIDEYIERVSE, from the coding sequence ATGGCAGAAAAAACTAATAATCAGGCTGCTCCTTCTATGGAGGAGTCATTGAACAAGAGCGAGGCATTGTTCCTCCAGTACAAGAACGCTATCATTGGCTGTGTTGCAGCTATCGTAGTAATCGTAGGTGGCATTATTTGTTACAAAACCTACATTTCTGAACCCAACGAACAAAAGGCAAGCATAGCCCTTGCAAAATGCCAAGAGAATTTCCAGAACGGAAGCTATGAATTGGCTTTGAACGGCGACAGCCTGGGCAATGTAGGTTTCCTTCAGATTGCCAGCGAGTACAGTTCAACAGATGCAGGCAACTTGGCAAACCTCTATGCAGGACTTTGCTATGCCAATCTTGACAACTGGCAGGACGCAGCAACCTTCCTTGAGAAGTTTGACGGTGCTGACGACAAGATGATTTCACCTGCTGCTCTTGGTGCTTTAGGCAATGCTTATGCACACCTTGACCAGTTGGATAAAGCAGTAAGCACACTGGTTAAGGCTGCCGAAAAAGCCGATAACAATTCACTCTCTCCAACCTTCCTCATCCAAGCCGGACAGATTTTGGAGAAACAGGATAAGAAGGCCGAGGCTCTGAAATTGTACAAACAAGTAAAAGAGAAGTACTTCCAGTCAATGCAGTATCAGAACATTGACGAATACATTGAGCGTGTTTCTGAGTAA
- a CDS encoding N-acetylmuramoyl-L-alanine amidase-like domain-containing protein translates to MKLLLLILTSLFCTGAFAQEAPQTSISLQQRLQQVKYNSSDSAEIVSLLKDGKSSTLYFANYFIGRPYVAHTLEGNDPEQLVVNTRQLDCTTFTETVVALTLCVINGKHTFADYCEVLQKLRYRQGIIDGYSSRIHYFSDWIEDNTKMGFVNEKQKYVAPFTAIQQLKLNYMSLHPNAYDALKAHPEYIKEIAKQEHAMTGKHYRYIPKNQVKNTAALRAVVKDGDIIAITSKKKGLDIAHLGFAVWKNDGLHLLNASQIHKKVVLEPMTMGQYLSKHPSHTGIRIIRINQN, encoded by the coding sequence ATGAAACTATTACTACTGATACTGACCTCACTTTTCTGTACTGGAGCTTTCGCACAGGAAGCACCTCAGACATCAATATCTTTACAGCAAAGGTTACAGCAGGTAAAGTACAATTCCTCGGACAGTGCGGAAATAGTTTCATTGCTAAAAGACGGAAAGTCATCGACCCTCTATTTTGCCAACTATTTTATCGGGCGCCCTTATGTGGCTCATACCCTTGAGGGGAACGATCCAGAGCAACTGGTGGTGAACACACGTCAGTTGGACTGCACTACGTTTACAGAAACGGTTGTAGCTCTCACCCTATGTGTTATAAACGGGAAACATACTTTTGCCGATTACTGTGAGGTTCTTCAAAAACTGCGTTACCGTCAGGGCATTATAGACGGATATTCCTCGCGTATTCACTATTTTAGTGATTGGATAGAAGACAACACGAAAATGGGATTTGTCAATGAAAAGCAAAAGTATGTTGCGCCTTTTACAGCTATACAGCAATTAAAGCTCAACTACATGAGTCTTCACCCCAACGCCTACGACGCCTTGAAAGCTCACCCCGAATATATAAAGGAGATTGCAAAACAAGAACATGCCATGACAGGAAAGCACTACCGCTACATTCCCAAAAATCAGGTGAAGAATACCGCCGCACTACGTGCTGTTGTGAAAGACGGTGACATCATAGCCATTACCAGCAAAAAAAAGGGATTGGATATTGCCCATCTTGGCTTTGCAGTATGGAAGAACGATGGACTTCATCTGCTGAACGCTTCACAGATACACAAGAAAGTGGTGCTTGAGCCAATGACCATGGGACAATACCTTTCGAAGCACCCCTCACACACAGGAATTAGAATTATCAGAATCAATCAAAACTAA